In the Malus domestica chromosome 16, GDT2T_hap1 genome, one interval contains:
- the LOC103429297 gene encoding uncharacterized protein, with product MDMPPMFPSKASKTPSSDKVQGGAMGLLSWWKGNESTPLTKTSPDPKPAEPAPGMNGAVEVPRPPAAANITVFEFGSVAASADKVTLAGYCPVSEDLEPCRWEILPASGSDAPQFRVVF from the coding sequence ATGGATATGCCGCCAATGTTCCCAAGCAAAGCATCAAAAACTCCAAGCAGCGACAAAGTCCAAGGGGGAGCGATGGGTCTGCTCTCGTGGTGGAAAGGGAATGAGTCTACACCCCTAACCAAGACCAGCCCGGATCCGAAACCGGCCGAACCTGCTCCCGGCATGAACGGCGCCGTTGAGGTGCCTCGACCCCCCGCCGCCGCCAACATCACCGTCTTCGAGTTCGGATCAGTCGCGGCTTCAGCCGATAAGGTCACTCTCGCCGGGTACTGTCCGGTCTCCGAAGACCTGGAGCCCTGCCGCTGGGAGATCCTCCCCGCTAGTGGCTCCGACGCGCCCCAGTTTCGAGTGGTCTTCTAA